aaaaataatgaactgaCAAACAAAGCtgaatatgtttgtgtttatgcattCAAAGGAGAGGAAGTTGAAACTGCTCTTAAGTGTGATGGACGATTCAGTGATACAATTTTCCAGAAATTCTGTAATCTCGCTCTGGAATCTAAAGAAGGAGGAAAGAAGGTTCAATTGTGTAAATTTGAAATGTCCAACCCTGTTGAGTATCTTGATAAGAAGACATTTCAGATAATTGCTAAAGGTGACACACGGCCTGAAAACCAGAAGAAACTAACTGAAGTCAGGAAGGAACCTGATGTAGCTTTAGCTGCTGCTTCAGAAAAAAGTGACCCAGGCCAGCATACTAACGGCactgaacaaaaaacaattcaaGAGGGAAAGCCAAAATTTGCAGGGCCTTCAGCTATTGGGCATGCAACAGAGAATTCTTCTGGAATTTTTCCTGGTGATTCTGGAAATTCTTTCTCCAGTGACATTGAGAGCTTTCTTCAGTCTCTATTTGAAGATGTATTGAAGAAgctaaaacagcaaaagaaatgGCAAGTTCAAAAGTACTTCGAAAAAGAATATGACAAAGGCGTTCAATGTTTCACTGAGGTGAACAAAGTGAGGCAGGTTATGACACTCTCTGACtctgtgtgtttgattaaagttGAGAATTCTGCCCAAGGAACTGGCTTCTTAGTCTTTGACAGATTCATCCTCACTAACGCTCATGTAGTCAAGGACTTTGTTCATTCCCCACCAGAGCATCCTCACACAATTAAACTTTCAAAGACTCTGACGGCTGTATTTAATTATGAAGTTTCGGGATCTGATGCAAAAGTTCTGTCAGTAAAAGATGACGTTGTTGCTTATGGTTATGAAACAAATGACAGGCGCAGATTCCATGATTTTGCTCTTCTTGAACTGGAAGCTGTACCTGATGACTGTACTGAATTGTTTGAACGCTATAAGCATGTCTCCCCTCCTAAGCGTGGTGGGATCTACATTGTGGGACACCCAAATGGTGAGGTTAAGAAGATGGACCCTTGCTTCATCATTGGGAGTGAGAAGCAACTACAgagtataaataaacacatatctGAGAATGTTTCCTGTCCATATGTGTCATGGGGCTGTTGGCCGTATCTACATCAGAACCGGATTACCTATGACACTTGCTTCTTTCATGGATCTtctggctctccagtgtttgatGAACACTGTTGTCTGATTGGTATGCATTCTGGTGGCTTTCATTACGAAGAAGGTCAGAGAGATAGGAGTGTTATTGAATTTGCCTATTCCATGCAGTCCATCATAGATGCCATTGTCGCTCAGGTTAAGACAAgaagtgacattttaaaattactcTCTAAATTTAAGTCTATAAATGCAAATTTTGGCCTTGGGCCCCTTGAGGATACATGTGGAGAAAACATGCCTGTAAATGAAGAAAATGAGAAAGCTGAGAAAATGGAAGTGGATCCTTGAAACAGTGGGTCCTTGAGACCTGATTGTAGTCCCACACATTTCTGTAACTATCCAGGGAATATCTGGTAGAGATTTGTCTATAccattatggatttttattttgatatttcatgCATTATTCTAGACGCTTgttgattttaaatcatttaaaataatgtctcCTGATTTCTGATGAGAATAAATCCATATAGGAGGCAGCAATACATATTCAGGATGTagttttaaacatgcaatattaaaaaaaagcattcaactaaaataaatgtttttaatcataaatagAATCTGACAAATGAATTTTGCTAACTATGAAACGGTTCATACCTGACTACGCGTTTTTTTGTGTAACGAGACTGGTCAAAAGCTACCGTCTTGGAAATGCTAATATTTATACAGTCTATGTGATCCAAATGTACTACAGTAGGTTTATTGACCATGTGCTGTGATGCACGACAATGctgggcaagaaaaaaaaaactccaaggGGAGACACAAAATCTACAAGTCCTGAATGGTGTCTTCCTGAAATCTTCCTAAAATCTGAAGAGATTCTGCATGATCAGCTTCAATGTATATGGAGACAAAGCAGCAAAAGAAACGCAGCAAAACTGTTCACATTTCTGCCATATATTGACATCAATTTTACATATTCACTTCTGATTATTTACTCCTATTGTAACAGAGAAACTTTAAATTTTCTGTGAGGCTGCTTTgcaacaatgtgtattgtgaaaagcactataacaaataaacatgaattgaacTGTTGTAGTtcattatttattgtacattctttacatttttattcatttatatgcaCTTGTGTATTCATATACATACTCATTTAACAGATCATTCACTCATATATTCTTTATACTTTGAATAAAGCTAACATATTTGATCCTGACCAGGTCAGGTAGTGACTATCTGATGTCCAAAGGCCAGTGTGAAAGACGTTTGGGACAGTTGACTCATCTGTCCATAATGgatttatgaatgaatgtgtgAAAGTTCTGTTACAAAACGATGTTGTTATGTATCCTTGCGCTTTTTTAAGTGGGATTACGGAAATCCTTCACCTTTCCTATAGTGGGTATACGGCGTATACCTGTGTATCACGTAGACTACACCACTGCATTTATGGCACCTCAgcttcattaaacagtctgtgtaaatacatctaatgccacttcagatgcagcatctgtttcctctgcagtgaaaaTATGGAGCTTTTTGATAGTGTGCACACTCTAATGTGAACATTAAATTACTCCACTGCTCACAAAGAGAAGTATGAACAGATGACAGAGTTGCACTGTCCAAAAATTTTGtggtataaatgttttttttttttaagcatatgtagtctttttcatttattttgttgtcaGGGTGCACCAGAACTCTTCATTTACATGTTAAATTCTCCAAAATGTTCTTCTGAGGAGGGGGGGGGGCTAGGGTCAAATTTCCGGAACCATGTCACCTTTTTGACCTCTTGTGAGTTTGCAGATTGTATAGAGAGTGAAATTCTACtttgaaatgaaaaatcaaaTAGAAAAGTATGTTAGCATGGataatttacatgaaatttaatgTGTGCAATGCACACTGTGCATTGTTTAacatggctttcagttcaataaaataacaaaaaactatatagTTTTGAAAATCCACTCCCTGTAACCCTCTAGTCCCTACTCCCCCACACTGACAGAATTTCATGTGAAATTTTCACACGATATTACCGTAATTTTACATGATGAATTTGACAATTTTATGATGACTCTTTTATTTACATCGTTCTGCactgttgtttctgatgagagaattcgccaaAGTGCACTGACCAAAACTTTTGCGTATCATcgattttaatatttagtaaaataccttcaacaaaaataaaaaaaaaaaaaaaaaaaaaaaaaaaaaaaatcttcaactaaaatcacaaaagcacaaatatatgTTGGTTCGCATATAACTCTGTCTTCATTTGTATGTTAATCTAGTTTGGGCTCTTTAATATTAGGATTTTGTCAAAAATCTCCCACCATGCACCCCAGCACCCCCAGATAAAGTATGTTCTCGCGGCTATgcacattatcccttacttaagaGACACGTCCCAACTTCTGGATTGCATCAACATTTTCTGTAGGATAAGAAGCTTTTAAGGTCtattttttgaaaagtaattaaaGAAAGACTTTCATGCCATTGTGTGCCCTGTATGAGCGTGCATCCCTTGACTCCTGCAGCTCGTTGTTTTCGACTCTCGTGTTGAGCTCCTCTCCTCCTGCGCGTGGAAACATGAGGACAGTCAGTCAGAATCTCTCCTCCCACTCCACATCATATTCCTTCATTCTCCGCTCATTTTCTTTCTCCGTCTCTGAGCCCAGATGCCTCCTGCTTTCACCAGAAACTCCCCTCAGGACTGACTTTAATCAGCTCTTCGGCGCAGTGTTTGTTTGCTCAGTTAATTTTGCGTTGCAGAAACATGTCAAGCCGGGTCAGCGTTGCGATTTTGCGGTTCAATTGTGTTTTCTTTCTGGCTGCGAGCCACGTCAAGAGCTCTGAACCGGACTACCTCTTTCCAGACACAGAACAAGGTTTGTGTTTTCatgcataaaaacatacattagTGTTAATATCTTATGTACAACATAATATGTTGTTGTGTCCACTGAAGGAGCTGTTTCACTGAGGCGAGCGGTCAGCTGCAGTAAAGTCCATGTTTCTGTTTATGGAGTTCTGAACTTTATGTAATCTCATTCTCTAAAAGCACATTTAACCCTTTAATGCGTGAATGGTTCAGTTTCAAAGACAAAGTCTTAATGTGCcattttttacttcaatataatcACACTCATTCTTGTATATACCATGATTTTTGGGAGACttacacagctgttcattgtaaTACAATGTCTGTTTGGTGCATCAACACATTCATCagtcatttttactgttttatggtGTCTGACATGAAGAGGACCgtgatatataattatgtttaaggATCAAATGCAATCATTCATGGTGCTTTAGATGTAATATCTCTCTCTGAATGGTTAAAATGACTTGATAAATCTCATGAATGAACGCCTGGGTTATATTTGACCATTTCAAACGAAAAGGAAAATTtgtaaatacaaaattttaaagtgtttttttttttttttttttttgctagatttTCAAGGCATGTAAGCACAATTTCCATctcaaatattgtgaaaatatttatgaaatatatataattcttaatacattttaaaaattatttatatatataaatacattttttaaattatgtgtgtgtgtgtgtgtgtatatatatatatatatatatatatatatatatatattatatatacacacacacaccatatatatatatatatatatatatataataaatagcaaAAAGTTTGTTCCAAAGGTCCTACAGctttaattaaataagaaaagagaaaaataatatagGTAAAATATAGGAATGTAgggtgaaatatgaaatattttgtgagattcaccccaGAAGATGTGTTGCTTCAAAAAAGATTGTTGTTTTCAAGGGAGAATTGTCTTATTTTCATTTCTAGAACTCTTCATCAAGCAGCACTCTGAGTTTTGTGTGGATCATCCTGAAAAAGTGGACGGAGATGGGAATTTCATCTCATATTCTTTATCGCATCACTTCTC
The sequence above is drawn from the Cyprinus carpio isolate SPL01 chromosome B5, ASM1834038v1, whole genome shotgun sequence genome and encodes:
- the LOC109090150 gene encoding serine protease FAM111A isoform X2 — translated: MPKVPPKKFKQTDLLSSFKQSPKRMARSRKTEAEEGPSSLQQRTEDQKHTFRFCFTSKPDPVFVSCSTSMTVLDALKTSDTFRVNKNVNDVKKEMVILRADRAAVKMDFPCCLIKKDEILKISFIKKEIKDFAAQETQARLSSPRTDLVTFYIKTAGKKNMKFIMKNNELTNKAEYVCVYAFKGEEVETALKCDGRFSDTIFQKFCNLALESKEGGKKVQLCKFEMSNPVEYLDKKTFQIIAKGDTRPENQKKLTEVRKEPDVALAAASEKSDPGQHTNGTEQKTIQEGKPKFAGPSAIGHATENSSGIFPGDSGNSFSSDIESFLQSLFEDVLKKLKQQKKWQVQKYFEKEYDKGVQCFTEVNKVRQVMTLSDSVCLIKVENSAQGTGFLVFDRFILTNAHVVKDFVHSPPEHPHTIKLSKTLTAVFNYEVSGSDAKVLSVKDDVVAYGYETNDRRRFHDFALLELEAVPDDCTELFERYKHVSPPKRGGIYIVGHPNGEVKKMDPCFIIGSEKQLQSINKHISENVSCPYVSWGCWPYLHQNRITYDTCFFHGSSGSPVFDEHCCLIGMHSGGFHYEEGQRDRSVIEFAYSMQSIIDAIVAQVKTRSDILKLLSKFKSINANFGLGPLEDTCGENMPVNEENEKAEKMEVDP
- the LOC109090150 gene encoding serine protease FAM111A isoform X1, encoding MPKVPPKKFKQTDLLSSFKQSPKKQIATDSEPGETSVSDNVQKRMARSRKTEAEEGPSSLQQRTEDQKHTFRFCFTSKPDPVFVSCSTSMTVLDALKTSDTFRVNKNVNDVKKEMVILRADRAAVKMDFPCCLIKKDEILKISFIKKEIKDFAAQETQARLSSPRTDLVTFYIKTAGKKNMKFIMKNNELTNKAEYVCVYAFKGEEVETALKCDGRFSDTIFQKFCNLALESKEGGKKVQLCKFEMSNPVEYLDKKTFQIIAKGDTRPENQKKLTEVRKEPDVALAAASEKSDPGQHTNGTEQKTIQEGKPKFAGPSAIGHATENSSGIFPGDSGNSFSSDIESFLQSLFEDVLKKLKQQKKWQVQKYFEKEYDKGVQCFTEVNKVRQVMTLSDSVCLIKVENSAQGTGFLVFDRFILTNAHVVKDFVHSPPEHPHTIKLSKTLTAVFNYEVSGSDAKVLSVKDDVVAYGYETNDRRRFHDFALLELEAVPDDCTELFERYKHVSPPKRGGIYIVGHPNGEVKKMDPCFIIGSEKQLQSINKHISENVSCPYVSWGCWPYLHQNRITYDTCFFHGSSGSPVFDEHCCLIGMHSGGFHYEEGQRDRSVIEFAYSMQSIIDAIVAQVKTRSDILKLLSKFKSINANFGLGPLEDTCGENMPVNEENEKAEKMEVDP